The Leishmania mexicana MHOM/GT/2001/U1103 complete genome, chromosome 32 genome has a window encoding:
- a CDS encoding putative 60S ribosomal protein L6, which produces MAATKSAASAAKRKSAKKVSRKSPEYTTLRKSCAPGTIAIILAGRFRGRRAVILKQLPHNGPLVVSGPMKYNGVPIRRIDSRYVIATSTKVDISSVDTAPITPEVFQRPKAEKPTKSEGDFMGDKQKAKAEKAAKKTSKAGKKTTVSDARAQLQKKIDAALIAAIKKDAQGKEKAGYLRSVFTVKPGDAPHRWNW; this is translated from the coding sequence ATGGCCGCCACCAAGTCCGCTGCGTCCGCCGCGAAGAGGAAGTCGGCGAAGAAGGTGTCGCGCAAGAGCCCCGAGTACACGACTCTGCGCAAGAGCTGTGCTCCGGGCACCATCGCGATCATCCTCGCCGGCCGTTTCCGCGGCCGTCGCGCCGTGATCctgaagcagctgccgcacaaCGGTCCGCTGGTCGTGTCCGGCCCGATGAAGTACAATGGCGTCCCCATCCGCCGCATTGACTCCCGCTACGTGatcgccaccagcaccaagGTCGACATCTCCAGCGTTGACACGGCGCCCATCACCCCCGAGGTGTTCCAGCGCCCCAAGGCGGAGAAGCCGACCAAGAGCGAGGGCGACTTCATGGGCGACAAGCAGAAggccaaggcggagaaggctGCCAAGAAGACCTCCAAGGCGGGGAAGAAGACCACCGTGTCGGACGCGCGCGCCCAGCTGCAGAAGAAGATCGACGCCGCCCTCATCGCCGCCATCAAGAAGGACGCTCAGGGCAAGGAGAAGGCCGGCTACCTGCGCTCCGTCTTCACGGTGAAGCCCGGTgatgcgccgcaccgctggaACTGGTAA
- a CDS encoding putative CYC2-like cyclin, giving the protein MGLRQLYSLPGSRVDSSLGIPTHTQRGTAQSSAAADAFSMERFAAFYEVALEELMNECERRVANAPAAWRDSQRQLIGGDMNRDLATSTHSFDSPRSSVMSPFGGAPSSVALSCGTPVYSPRFTNPLHSTHGLHVRELSSDIAAEQNRTSTPLPPPSLHTNSTFFSAAGQARQAEQERSVADEGAVPTLLAALGRHHGKMAPMVFIAGLAYLARVTAQCASEFLSVTRANWYRLTTTAILVAAKVYDEHSSSRLNACFAQSSGIPLSEMTRMELDFLYLLDFDLLLKESEVEQWLIWMEKLALRRDLMTPLNTYVLDTSESTSAVQLASTSKPSFTSCTTLTEYGERSKTGAMCEASRTPGLSSEVLEGEEETVGTSLSSAVVPRSVPQMRAASSCAMTVPCAVSSAANSRCPTAAAGVTDVPSLTTPFVDLSSLPPRSSASSVLLPASVLDSTFGAVSTASVPGGAPSSLNDRRAFVPPLPIHSALPLRPPTAKRRLFSVVHGTAEPPSPISVRQLSRLGGSPPSPLRPPSVGRHPSVRFFKSKATHAHGPHRHASGTVGYAELDMYGAEDGGRKVSKQSCQDRVTGAGSENSAGQSSALVAADTKRSATAAASHQQKKRWGPFGMVQHVRDVLGVTASLVRGQLDVLAPSAHAEELSRLPPPQQNKQQSASQALQSSTNSLSGSGGRVSLQPQSSAAPPRYTNSGGTYPPFPANLMVERKPQACNAPPAAAVASRSSTESHPQPSPASPARHCCGPATPGAVARRSPMPRISPQHVDPSSSTRTQPYTSTVANSAAAQPTAAAAANGAYADGDYSHDEADEGYEECEYGYYDEDGYFHYYNDDEDAEGEYDEYYGEEDEEGAWYEDDDEDEAAYFQRCRPPLTHSPPSL; this is encoded by the coding sequence ATGGGATTGCGCCAGCTCTACAGCCTGCCCGGCTCGCGCGTGGACAGCTCGCTGGGAATACCAACACATACCCAGCGAGGAACGGCGCAGTCatcagccgccgccgacgccttCTCGATGGAGCGTTTTGCCGCCTTCTAcgaggtggcgctggaggagctgatgAACGAGTGtgagcgccgcgtcgccaaCGCACCAGCGGCGTGGCGGGACAGTCAGCGGCAACTTATCGGCGGTGACATGAATCGTGACCTGGCCACGAGCACGCACTCCTTTGACTCcccacgcagcagcgtcatgTCCCCATTCGGCGGCGCACCCTCCAGCGTGGCACTCAGTTGCGGCACCCCTGTGTACTCGCCCCGCTTCACCAATCCGCTGCACAGCACACATGGGCTGCACGTCCGCGAACTCAGCAGCGACATCGCAGCCGAACAGAACCGCACCTCCAccccactgccaccgccgtctctgCATACTAACTCAACCTTCTTCAGCGCTGCTGGGCAGGCTCGCCAGGCGGAACAGGAGAGAAGCGTAGCGGATGAGGGGGCAGTGCCGACGTTGCTCGCTGCCCTGGGCCGACACCATGGCAAGATGGCACCGATGGTGTTCATCGCTGGCCTGGCTTACCTTGCGCGAGTCACGGCGCAGTGCGCCTCTGAGTTTCTGAGCGTCACACGCGCAAACTGGTAccgcctcaccaccaccgccattcTCGTCGCCGCCAAGGTGTACGATGAGCACAGCTCGTCCCGACTGAACGCCTGCTTTGCCCAATCCTCCGGTATTCCACTGAGCGAGATGACGCGGATGGAGCTTGACTTTCTGTACCTTCTCGACTTTGATCTGCTCCTGAAGGAGTCGGAGGTGGAGCAGTGGCTAATATGGATGGAGAAgctcgcgctgcgccgcgactTGATGACGCCACTCAACACTTACGTGCTAGACACAAGTGAGAGCACGTCCGCTGTCCAACTTGCCAGCACCTCGAAGCCGTCTTTCACGAGCTGTACCACACTTACAGAGTACGGGGAGCGAAGCAAGACAGGCGCAATGTGCGAGGCGAGTCGCACGCCGGGATTATCCAGCGAAGTTCTggaaggcgaagaagagaCGGTCGGGACCTCCCTGTCCTCCGCGGTCGTCCCGCGCAGCGTCCCGCAGATGCGTGCGGCCAGCAGTTGTGCGATGACGGTCCCGTgcgccgtcagcagcgctgcaAACTCGCGATGCCctactgctgcagcaggggTGACTGACGTACCATCCCTCACTACCCCCTTCGTGGATCTCTCTAGCCTTCCGCCTCGCAGCTCCGCTAGCTCGGTGCTGCTTCCGGCCAGTGTGTTGGATAGCACCTTCGGTGCAGTTAGCACGGCGAGTGTGCCAGGCGGCGCGCCCTCTTCCCTGAATGACCGTAGGGCCTTTGTGCCACCGTTGCCGATCCACAGCGCGCTGCCTCTTCGCccgccgacggcgaagaGACGCCTGTTCAGCGTCGTGCACGGTACTGCCGAGCCGCCGAGCCCAATTTCGGTGCGTCAGCTCAGCCGTCTGGGCGGTAGCCCGCCGAGTCCGCTGCGCCCCCCGTCGGTGGGGCGGCACCCGTCAGTGCGGTTCTTCAAGTCGAAAGCCACGCATGCTCACgggccgcaccgccacgccaGTGGAACGGTGGGCTACGCTGAACTCGACATGTACGGCGCCGAGGACGGCGGTCGCAAGGTGTCAAAGCAGTCGTGCCAAGATCGGGTGACGGGGGCGGGCAGCGAAAACTCAGCTGGCCAGTCCTCGGCACTCGTCGCGGCAGACACGAAGCGCAGCGCGACTGCCGCGGCGAGCCACCAGCAGAAGAAACGCTGGGGCCCATTCGGTATGGTGCAGCATGTGCGTGATGTTCTCGGTGTCACAGCTTCTCTGGTGCGTGGTCAGCTGGACGTACTAGCACCGTCAGCGCATGCCGAGGAGTTGAGTcgactgccaccgccgcaacaGAACAAACAGCAGTCAGCGTCGCAGGCGCTACAGTCGTCCACCAACAGCCTTTCTGGAAGTGGCGGGCGTGTGAGTCTGCAACCGCAGTcatccgctgcgccgccgcgttacaccaacagcggcggcacctaTCCGCCATTTCCTGCGAATTTGATGGTCGAGCGGAAGCCGCAGGCATGCAATGctccgcccgccgccgccgtcgcgtcTCGTAGCTCTACTGAATCTCATCCCCAGCCTAGCCCTGCTTCACCTgctcgccactgctgcggtCCTGCGACGCCTGGCGCTGTAGCCAGGCGGAGCCCGATGCCACGAATCAGTCCGCAGCATGTGGACCCTTCCTCGTCGACGAGGACGCAACCGTATACGAGTACGGTCGCTAattccgctgctgctcagccaacagcggcggcagccgcgaaTGGGGCGTACGCGGACGGGGACTACTCCCACGACGAGGCTGACGAGGGGTACGAGGAGTGCGAGTACGGCTACTACGACGAGGACGGTTACTTCCACTACtacaacgacgacgaggatgcggAGGGGGAGTACGACGAGTACTacggcgaagaggacgaggagggcgcctGGTACGAGGATGATGACGAGGATGAAGCTGCTTACTTTCAGCGATGCCGCCCACCACTGACACATTCACCGCCGTCCTTGTAG